A single region of the Lathamus discolor isolate bLatDis1 chromosome 13, bLatDis1.hap1, whole genome shotgun sequence genome encodes:
- the SCPEP1 gene encoding retinoid-inducible serine carboxypeptidase isoform X1, producing MGPLRAATAAAVLLLAAGAVLRQPQEPKELWGYVQVRSKAHMFWWLYYANNPTKDFTELPLILWLQGGPGSSGCGFGNFEEIGPLDREMKPRNTTWLQAASILFVDNPVGTGFSYVDDCSLFAKNLSAVVSDMMVFLGEFFTCRTEFQTIPFYIFSESYGGKMAAGIALELHRAVQKGTIKCNFMGTALGDSWISPLDSVLSWGPYLYSTSLLDDNGLAEVTAVAKEIMAAINKNEYGLATELWGKAEGVIEENTDNVNFYNIMTKDVPEMKSNEQGNLHLTGLYQRHVRNMHKDSLNELMNGPIRKKLKIIPDCVKWGGQSREVFENMAEDFMRPVIDIVDQLLAANVNVTVYNGQLDLIVDTMGQEAWIRKLKWPNLKQFSQQRWKALYVSPESTETAAFHKAYENFAFFWILKAGHMVPSDQGEMALKMVRMVTQQDH from the exons ATGGGGCCGCTGCGGGCCGCGACGGCCGCggccgtgctgctgctggcggCAG GTGCAGTTCTGAGGCAACCCCAAGAGCCCAAAGAGCTGTGGGGATATGTACAAGTTCGAAGTAAGGCCCACATGTTCTGGTGGCTCTACTATGCCAACAACCCAACCAAAGACTTCACGGAATTACCCCTCATCTTGTGGCTTCAG GGAGGTCCGGGATCTTCAGGCTGTGGATTTGGGAATTTTGAAGAGATCGGTCCATTAGACAGAGAAATGAAACCAAGAAACACAACCTGG TTGCAGGCAGCCAGTATCTTATTTGTGGATAATCCTGTGGGCACTGGATTCAGTTATGTGGATGATTGTAGCTTGTTTGCCAAAAACCTCTCCGCAGTAGTTTCTGATATGATGGTTTTTCTTGGAGAATTCTTCACATGTAGAACAGAATTCCAG aCCATCccattttacatattttctgaATCCTACGGAGGTAAAATGGCTGCTGGCATTGCATTAGAGCTGCATAGG GCTGTTCAAAAAGGGACCATAAAGTGCAATTTTATGGGAACTGCTCTTGGAGACTCATGGATTTCTCCTTTGG aCTCTGTCCTGTCTTGGGGGCCCTACCTTTACAGCACT TCTCTCCTTGATGATAATGGTCTAGCAGAGGTGACTGCTGTCGCCAAAGAAATAATGgctgcaataaataaaaatgaatatggGCTGGCCACTGAGCTCTGGGGCAAGGCTGAAGGTGTCATTGAAGAG AACACAGACAATGTGAACTTTTATAACATCATGACTAAGGACGTTCCAGAAATGAAATCAAATGAACAAGGAAATCTCCATCTCA CGGGACTTTACCAGCGCCATGTCAGAAATATGCACAAGGACAGCCTAAATGAGCTGATGAATGGACCCATCAGAAAGAAGCTAAAAATTATACCTGACTGTGTGAAATGGGGAG GTCAGTCCAGAGAGGTCTTTGAGAACATGGCTGAGGACTTCATGAGACCTGTCATCGATATCGTTGATCAGCTTTTGGCAGCCAATGTCAATGTTACGGTCTATAATGGGCAGCTGGATCTCATTGTTGACACCATGG GCCAGGAGGCATGGATCCGGAAACTGAAATGGCCTAATCTGAAGCAGTTTAGCCAGCAGAGGTGGAAGGCACTCTATGTGTCTCCAGAGTCCACTGAGACAGCTGCTTTCCACAAGGCCTATGAGAATTTCGCTTTCTTCTGGATTCTTAAGGCTGGGCACATg GTACCGTCTGATCAAGGAGAGATGGCACTGAAAATGGTCAGAATGGTGACCCAGCAGGACCACTAG
- the SCPEP1 gene encoding retinoid-inducible serine carboxypeptidase isoform X2 — MFWWLYYANNPTKDFTELPLILWLQGGPGSSGCGFGNFEEIGPLDREMKPRNTTWLQAASILFVDNPVGTGFSYVDDCSLFAKNLSAVVSDMMVFLGEFFTCRTEFQTIPFYIFSESYGGKMAAGIALELHRAVQKGTIKCNFMGTALGDSWISPLDSVLSWGPYLYSTSLLDDNGLAEVTAVAKEIMAAINKNEYGLATELWGKAEGVIEENTDNVNFYNIMTKDVPEMKSNEQGNLHLTGLYQRHVRNMHKDSLNELMNGPIRKKLKIIPDCVKWGGQSREVFENMAEDFMRPVIDIVDQLLAANVNVTVYNGQLDLIVDTMGQEAWIRKLKWPNLKQFSQQRWKALYVSPESTETAAFHKAYENFAFFWILKAGHMVPSDQGEMALKMVRMVTQQDH; from the exons ATGTTCTGGTGGCTCTACTATGCCAACAACCCAACCAAAGACTTCACGGAATTACCCCTCATCTTGTGGCTTCAG GGAGGTCCGGGATCTTCAGGCTGTGGATTTGGGAATTTTGAAGAGATCGGTCCATTAGACAGAGAAATGAAACCAAGAAACACAACCTGG TTGCAGGCAGCCAGTATCTTATTTGTGGATAATCCTGTGGGCACTGGATTCAGTTATGTGGATGATTGTAGCTTGTTTGCCAAAAACCTCTCCGCAGTAGTTTCTGATATGATGGTTTTTCTTGGAGAATTCTTCACATGTAGAACAGAATTCCAG aCCATCccattttacatattttctgaATCCTACGGAGGTAAAATGGCTGCTGGCATTGCATTAGAGCTGCATAGG GCTGTTCAAAAAGGGACCATAAAGTGCAATTTTATGGGAACTGCTCTTGGAGACTCATGGATTTCTCCTTTGG aCTCTGTCCTGTCTTGGGGGCCCTACCTTTACAGCACT TCTCTCCTTGATGATAATGGTCTAGCAGAGGTGACTGCTGTCGCCAAAGAAATAATGgctgcaataaataaaaatgaatatggGCTGGCCACTGAGCTCTGGGGCAAGGCTGAAGGTGTCATTGAAGAG AACACAGACAATGTGAACTTTTATAACATCATGACTAAGGACGTTCCAGAAATGAAATCAAATGAACAAGGAAATCTCCATCTCA CGGGACTTTACCAGCGCCATGTCAGAAATATGCACAAGGACAGCCTAAATGAGCTGATGAATGGACCCATCAGAAAGAAGCTAAAAATTATACCTGACTGTGTGAAATGGGGAG GTCAGTCCAGAGAGGTCTTTGAGAACATGGCTGAGGACTTCATGAGACCTGTCATCGATATCGTTGATCAGCTTTTGGCAGCCAATGTCAATGTTACGGTCTATAATGGGCAGCTGGATCTCATTGTTGACACCATGG GCCAGGAGGCATGGATCCGGAAACTGAAATGGCCTAATCTGAAGCAGTTTAGCCAGCAGAGGTGGAAGGCACTCTATGTGTCTCCAGAGTCCACTGAGACAGCTGCTTTCCACAAGGCCTATGAGAATTTCGCTTTCTTCTGGATTCTTAAGGCTGGGCACATg GTACCGTCTGATCAAGGAGAGATGGCACTGAAAATGGTCAGAATGGTGACCCAGCAGGACCACTAG